A single Drechmeria coniospora strain ARSEF 6962 chromosome 03, whole genome shotgun sequence DNA region contains:
- a CDS encoding tRNA methyltransferase Trm5, whose product MNLFRLPAAVRAAETLDRALFSRTLPTAAASVRDNRLLAKYRKQLEKTNEMLLLDRFNPIVADPDASLGGQGRKCLILQPSVKPGVPETWSPVLQEASKLGDLTVVPFEVTIGYDLWSYLDVMRSLLPEHLHGEIPVGFNTAGHVAHLNLRSQYQPYKHMIAQVIVDKNPTIRTVINKTDNVGTESEFRTFAYEVLAGADDMLVEVNEAGCVFQFDYSKVYWNTKLGTEHQRITGLFKAGEVVVDVMAGIGPFAAPAGKKGVFVWANDKNPESYKYLSEVVSEFVKPFNCDGHDFIRKAADLVLEASRRGDCAVVKPVKVSRSAPVESRPAPVRIPVPATVAHFVMNLPASALEFLHNFRGLYHGQERLFAPHTETRLPMVHAHCFAVKATDATALDDICGRIYNELGVKFTPGDAARDGEVSIHEVRDVAPAKRMFCASFRLPAEVAFAPRA is encoded by the exons ATGAATCTCTTTCGTCTCCCAGCCGCTGTCAGAGCGGCCGAAACGCTCGACAGGGCTCTCTTCTCGCGCACACTGCcaacggcggccgcgtcggtgCGTGACAATCGGCTGCTTGCCAAATACCGCAAGCAGCTTGAGAAGACCAACGAgatgctgctcctcgacagGTTTAACCCCATCGTCGCGGATCCTGATGCCAGCCTCGGGGGGCAGGGCAGGAAATGCCTTATTCTCCAACCCAGCGTGAAGCCAGGAG TTCCCGAGACATGGAGCCCAGTCCTGCAAGAGGCGTCGAAGCTGGGAGACTTGACCGTTGTGCCGTTCGAGGTAACGATCGGCTACGACTTGTGGAGCTACT TGGACGTGATGAGGTCACTCTTACCGGAGCACCTCCATGGCGAGATCCCAGTTGGTTTCAACACAGCCGGCCACGTCG CGCACCTCAACCTCCGTAGCCAATATCAGCCATACAAGCACATGATAGCCCAAGTGATCGTCGACAAGAACCCGACAATCCGGACCGTCATCAACAAGACGGACAACGTCGGAACCGAAAGCGAGTTTCGGACGTTTGCGTACGAGGTGCTCGCGGGAGCCGACGAcatgctcgtcgaggtcaacGAGGCCGGTTGCGTCTTTCAGTTCGACTACTCCAAGGTGTACTGGAACACGAAGCTGGGCACGGAGCACCAGAGAATCACGGGGCTCTTCAAGGCCGGCGAAGTGGTGGTCGATGTCATGGCGGGAATCGGCCCCTTTGCGGCGCCTGCTGGCAAGAAGGGCGTCTTCGTCTGGGCCAACGACAAGAACCCGGAgagctacaagtacttgagcGAGGTG GTTTCCGAGTTTGTCAAGCCCTTCAACTGCGACGGTCATGATTTCATCCGCAAAGCCGCCGATCTCGTCCTGGAGGCGTCGCGGCGCGGCGACTGCGCCGTGGTCAAGCCGGTGAAAGTGTCGAGAAGCGCGCCGGTCGAATCCCGGCCGGCGCCCGTCCGCATTCCCGTGCCGGCCACCGTCGCCCACTTCGTCATGAACCTaccggcgtcggcgctcgAGTTTCTGCACAACTTTCGCGGCCTCTACCATGGCCAGGAGAGGCTCTTTGCCCCGCACACGGAGACGCGGCTTCCCATGGTGCACGCCCACTGCTTCGCCGTCAAGGCAACGGACGCGACGGCCTTGGACGACATCTGCGGGCGAATCTACAACGAGCTTGGCGTCAAGTTCACGCCGGGGGATGCGGCGAGGGATGGCGAGGTGTCGATCCACGAGGTCCGTGATGTGGCACCCGCAAAGCGCATGTTCTGCGCCAGCTTTCGGCTGCCGGCGGAGGTCGCCTTTGCCCCCCGCGCCTGA